In Streptomyces sp. NBC_00878, a single window of DNA contains:
- a CDS encoding NADP-dependent oxidoreductase, which yields MSTENTMRAISQDVLGGPEVLKEVELEIPRPGPSEVLVRVHAAGLNPTDWKHRANGNFLGKPPFVLGWDVSGVVEAIGLGVTLHKPGDEVFGMLPYPYGAGAHAEYVTGPARAFAHKPAEVDHTQAGAIPLAALTAWQALADTADVRPGQRVLIHAAAGGVGHLAVQIAKERGAYVIGTASSGKHEFLRSLGVDEAVDYRETDFAEAVGDVDVVLDTVGGDYRSRSLKILRPGGLLVSILPSGSPALAEEARGLGVRAAELLVEADQAGMRAIAGLVAAGRLRAAVAEVFPLADAAKAHALGDTGRTAGKLVLQVR from the coding sequence ATGAGCACTGAGAACACGATGCGCGCGATCAGTCAGGACGTCCTCGGCGGTCCCGAGGTCCTCAAGGAAGTGGAACTGGAGATCCCGAGGCCCGGGCCGAGCGAGGTGCTGGTCCGGGTGCACGCCGCGGGTCTCAACCCGACCGACTGGAAGCACCGGGCGAACGGCAACTTCCTCGGGAAGCCGCCGTTCGTCCTCGGCTGGGACGTGTCCGGGGTCGTCGAGGCGATCGGCCTCGGCGTCACCCTCCACAAGCCGGGCGACGAGGTCTTCGGCATGCTGCCGTATCCGTACGGCGCCGGTGCGCACGCCGAGTACGTCACCGGTCCCGCGCGCGCCTTCGCGCACAAGCCGGCCGAGGTCGACCACACACAGGCGGGCGCGATTCCGCTGGCCGCGCTGACCGCCTGGCAGGCACTGGCCGACACGGCGGACGTCCGGCCGGGGCAACGGGTGCTGATCCACGCCGCGGCCGGCGGGGTGGGGCATCTGGCCGTGCAGATCGCCAAGGAGCGGGGGGCGTATGTGATCGGTACGGCCAGCTCGGGGAAGCACGAGTTCCTGCGGAGCCTGGGCGTCGATGAGGCGGTCGACTATCGGGAGACCGACTTCGCCGAGGCCGTGGGAGATGTTGACGTAGTGCTGGACACGGTCGGGGGCGACTATCGGTCGCGGTCGCTCAAGATCCTTCGGCCGGGCGGGCTGCTGGTGTCGATCCTGCCGTCCGGGTCGCCGGCGCTCGCCGAGGAGGCGCGGGGGCTCGGCGTGCGAGCGGCGGAGCTGCTCGTGGAGGCCGATCAGGCCGGGATGCGTGCGATCGCCGGGCTTGTCGCCGCGGGGCGGCTGCGTGCCGCGGTCGCCGAGGTGTTTCCGTTGGCCGACGCCGCGAAGGCGCATGCGCTGGGCGATACGGGGCGGACTGCGGGGAAGCTTGTTCTTCAGGTTCGGTAG
- a CDS encoding NAD(P)-dependent alcohol dehydrogenase — translation MSTTTRAAVVESGGAPFTLADVELDEPRAHEALVRIVAAGLCHTDLGAASGGLPFPLPGVLGHEGAGVVEAVGPDVTGVGPGDHVVLSFTSCGSCRNCRDGHPAYCATWLPLNLLGGRRADGSATISRDGAPLGGHFFGQSSFAERALVDERSLVKVDKDLPLASLAPLGCGVQTGTGAVWNVLGPRMGDTLLVLGAGAVGLSAVMAAALTPATTVIAVDKVTERLELARELGATHTVNANEADIVDAVGLITGGAGADGVVETTGNVIVLRKGVEALAARGTAVIVGAPPFGAEVALDVNGMLGGKRLVGLTLGDQETQTAIPTLVNLVREGRLPLDRLITTYAFEDIAQAVQDMGAGKTIKPVLTFT, via the coding sequence ATGTCCACCACCACTCGCGCAGCCGTGGTCGAGTCCGGGGGAGCGCCCTTCACTCTCGCCGACGTGGAGCTCGACGAGCCCCGCGCCCACGAGGCCCTGGTCCGTATCGTGGCCGCGGGCCTGTGCCACACGGACCTCGGGGCGGCGAGCGGCGGCCTGCCGTTCCCGCTGCCCGGCGTCCTCGGGCACGAGGGAGCCGGTGTCGTCGAGGCCGTCGGCCCGGACGTCACCGGCGTCGGGCCCGGCGACCACGTCGTGCTGTCCTTCACCTCCTGCGGCTCCTGCCGCAACTGCCGTGACGGCCACCCGGCGTACTGCGCCACCTGGCTGCCGCTGAACCTCCTCGGCGGTCGCCGCGCCGACGGCTCCGCCACCATCAGCCGGGACGGGGCACCGCTCGGCGGTCACTTCTTCGGCCAGTCCTCCTTCGCCGAGCGGGCGTTGGTGGACGAGCGCAGCCTCGTCAAGGTCGACAAGGACCTGCCGCTGGCATCCCTGGCGCCGCTGGGCTGCGGCGTACAGACCGGAACGGGCGCCGTGTGGAACGTTCTTGGGCCCCGCATGGGGGACACGCTCCTGGTCCTCGGCGCCGGTGCGGTCGGTCTGTCGGCGGTGATGGCCGCGGCGCTGACGCCCGCGACCACGGTGATCGCCGTCGACAAGGTGACCGAACGGCTGGAGCTGGCACGGGAGTTGGGTGCCACCCACACCGTGAACGCCAATGAGGCGGACATCGTCGACGCGGTCGGGCTGATCACCGGCGGGGCGGGCGCCGACGGGGTCGTGGAGACCACGGGGAACGTCATCGTCCTGCGCAAGGGCGTGGAGGCGCTCGCGGCACGCGGTACGGCGGTGATCGTCGGCGCCCCGCCGTTCGGTGCGGAAGTCGCCCTGGACGTCAACGGAATGCTCGGCGGCAAGCGGCTGGTGGGCCTGACACTCGGCGACCAGGAGACTCAGACCGCGATCCCGACCCTGGTGAACCTGGTCCGCGAGGGCCGACTTCCGCTGGACCGGCTGATCACCACCTACGCGTTCGAGGACATCGCCCAGGCGGTACAGGACATGGGCGCAGGCAAAACGATCAAGCCGGTACTCACGTTCACCTAA
- a CDS encoding aldehyde dehydrogenase has product MTTTFESGPGQLFIGGQWHEAADGARTDVFDPSTGQVVTTVAEASAADVDTAVRAAREVFDNGPWAAMSGRERGRVLHRVAELIRENADEIAALESQDVGKPITLCHAVDVTNAANDYEYYASLAWTLDGATRDTPLNGLAYTKPGPIGVVAAITPFNFPLILSGSKIAPALAAGNTVVHKPAEETPLSALYMAGLLQKAGVPDGVHNVVTGTGPVAGEALLRNPGVDKIAFTGSTAVGRHAASVAGEGLKPVTMELGGNAAHIVFGDADVEKAIGAVIKAFVFNTGQFCMGGPRLLVARPLYDTVIGILADAVPGVPVGDPREPETVVGPMAGERHLKKVEEYVELARKEGGRIVCGGERLDLNGGYYYKPTVIAGLSNDSRVVQEEVFGPVLTVQPFDSEDEAVELANSTSYGLASGLQTTDLARAHRVADRLQAGIVWVNDWAMLDPAVPFGGVKASGFGREYGPEALASYTKVKSVVISLD; this is encoded by the coding sequence ATGACGACCACCTTCGAGAGCGGGCCCGGGCAGTTGTTCATCGGCGGACAGTGGCACGAGGCGGCCGACGGAGCGCGTACGGACGTGTTCGATCCGTCCACCGGTCAGGTGGTCACGACGGTCGCGGAGGCCTCGGCAGCCGACGTCGACACGGCTGTACGCGCCGCTCGGGAGGTGTTCGACAACGGACCCTGGGCCGCCATGAGCGGCCGCGAGCGGGGCCGCGTGCTGCACCGCGTCGCCGAACTGATCCGGGAGAACGCCGACGAGATCGCGGCCCTGGAGAGCCAGGACGTGGGCAAGCCGATCACGCTGTGCCACGCCGTCGACGTGACGAACGCGGCCAACGACTACGAGTACTACGCCTCCCTCGCCTGGACCCTGGACGGCGCGACCCGCGACACCCCGCTCAACGGACTCGCCTACACCAAGCCCGGTCCGATCGGTGTCGTCGCCGCGATCACGCCCTTCAACTTCCCGCTGATCCTCTCCGGTTCGAAGATCGCCCCGGCCCTCGCGGCAGGCAACACGGTGGTGCACAAGCCCGCCGAGGAGACCCCGCTCAGCGCCCTCTACATGGCCGGTCTGCTCCAGAAGGCGGGCGTCCCGGACGGCGTCCACAACGTCGTCACCGGTACGGGACCGGTCGCGGGCGAGGCGCTGCTGCGCAACCCCGGCGTCGACAAGATCGCCTTCACCGGGTCGACCGCGGTCGGCCGGCACGCGGCGAGCGTCGCCGGCGAGGGCCTGAAGCCGGTCACCATGGAGCTCGGCGGCAACGCGGCGCACATCGTCTTCGGGGACGCCGACGTCGAGAAGGCCATCGGCGCGGTCATCAAGGCGTTCGTCTTCAACACCGGCCAGTTCTGCATGGGCGGCCCGCGCCTCCTCGTCGCGCGCCCGCTCTACGACACCGTGATCGGCATCCTCGCCGACGCCGTCCCCGGCGTACCGGTCGGCGACCCCCGGGAGCCCGAGACCGTCGTCGGCCCGATGGCGGGGGAGCGGCACCTGAAGAAGGTCGAGGAGTACGTCGAACTGGCCCGCAAGGAGGGCGGCCGCATCGTCTGCGGCGGTGAGCGCCTCGACCTGAACGGCGGCTACTACTACAAACCCACGGTCATCGCGGGCCTGTCGAACGACTCCCGCGTGGTCCAGGAGGAGGTCTTCGGCCCCGTCCTCACCGTGCAGCCCTTCGACTCCGAGGACGAGGCCGTCGAACTCGCCAACTCCACCTCGTACGGCCTGGCTTCGGGCCTGCAGACCACCGACCTCGCCCGCGCGCACCGCGTCGCCGACCGGCTTCAGGCGGGCATCGTGTGGGTGAACGACTGGGCGATGCTCGACCCCGCGGTGCCCTTCGGCGGGGTCAAGGCCTCCGGCTTCGGCCGCGAGTACGGGCCCGAGGCGCTCGCTTCCTACACCAAGGTCAAGTCGGTCGTCATCTCGTTGGACTGA
- a CDS encoding MarR family winged helix-turn-helix transcriptional regulator encodes MVVTKAPPSLLYMVKQVELVVRSHLDELLKPSGITALQYTSLTVLERHDGLSAAQLARDSFVTAQSVADVIRALETRGLVRRERNPRNRRELLILLTESGRDLLARHAGPVRELEERMVRDLTAHQTDQFRQALSKAWQSLS; translated from the coding sequence ATGGTCGTCACCAAGGCACCCCCGTCCCTCCTGTACATGGTCAAGCAGGTGGAACTCGTCGTGCGGTCCCACCTCGACGAGCTGCTGAAACCGTCGGGGATCACAGCGCTGCAGTACACCTCGCTCACCGTCCTGGAGCGGCACGACGGCCTGTCCGCGGCGCAGCTCGCACGCGACTCGTTCGTGACCGCGCAGTCCGTGGCCGACGTGATCCGGGCTCTGGAGACCCGCGGACTCGTACGGCGCGAGCGCAATCCCCGCAACCGCCGCGAGCTGCTGATCCTCCTCACCGAGTCCGGCCGCGATCTGCTCGCCCGGCACGCCGGGCCCGTGCGGGAACTGGAGGAGCGCATGGTGCGGGACCTCACGGCGCACCAGACCGACCAGTTCCGGCAGGCACTGTCGAAGGCCTGGCAGTCGCTGTCCTGA
- a CDS encoding anti-sigma factor antagonist (This anti-anti-sigma factor, or anti-sigma factor antagonist, belongs to a family that includes characterized members SpoIIAA, RsbV, RsfA, and RsfB.) — protein MRNDPAPFSPHLRVHQDRGHTVLEFRGEIDIIAALDIVPALDAATGHPAARVVLDLRHIDFLDCSGLRLLYRARRRVLAQGGRLQLVCTHPLTLRILRVTELDNVLPPLSSMDEALGQPEAASESL, from the coding sequence GTGCGCAACGACCCAGCGCCGTTCTCTCCTCACCTGCGTGTCCACCAGGACCGCGGGCACACCGTGCTGGAGTTCCGCGGCGAGATCGACATCATCGCGGCGCTGGACATCGTCCCGGCCCTGGACGCGGCGACGGGACACCCGGCCGCGCGAGTCGTCCTCGACCTGCGGCACATCGACTTCCTCGACTGCTCGGGCCTGCGGCTGCTGTACCGGGCCCGGCGCCGGGTCCTCGCCCAGGGCGGCCGGCTGCAACTGGTCTGCACCCACCCGCTGACCCTGCGCATCCTGCGCGTCACCGAGCTCGACAACGTGCTGCCGCCGCTGTCGAGCATGGACGAGGCCCTCGGCCAGCCCGAGGCCGCCTCGGAGTCCTTATGA